The Carassius auratus strain Wakin unplaced genomic scaffold, ASM336829v1 scaf_tig00027103, whole genome shotgun sequence genomic interval TTCAttatataattgctgttaataagaGTGttcatctggttgactacgtcttgtatttttcagaaaattcctgttttttttttttaaatgctatcaGCATGATAGACaaataggtgtactatgaacataccaGACCGCTTTATTATGTGATAAGTGTATTTACACTATAAGCAGAGCTATGAACATTTGCAGTTGTGCAAtggatatttgaaaaaataagtgCATGGAAAAATGTTCCACTGTGCAAACGGAATCTTCTGTATGAAAGAACAGTCAGTAGTGCAAGTAATGAGtgtaaattttttgttgttgctgtaaaTCAATGGGGCTCAGTGGGCAGAATTCAGTAAGGAAAAGACTTacaatacaaaaaacacaagcgaGACTAGCTGCTGTGTGTGGACACACCGCCCTCTtgttccagactgcagcaaagtcagattgtgtcaGATTTCTGCTGATATTCAGAACTAGGGGTCCTCTCTAGAAGCTGATCCACCACCTGGTCTGGaaacgtactggatctgggtgactgcagtgaccatcttatctggatacagactggatctggtggccattGTGACAAATCAAGTCTTAGACAgggttctaggttattacatgcatgttttaggtcctataattaacaactcagtttttttttagaatttatcagtaagaaattacttgtcatccagttttttatatcgactatgcatacctttagtttttcaaattggaaTGTTTCGCCatgccacaaagaaatatagagctgagtatcatcagcataacagtgaaagctaacaccatgtttcctgatgatatctcccaagggtaacatgtaaagcgtgaagagtaacggccctagtactgagccttgaggtactccatactgcacttgtgatctatATGATACCTCTTCGTTCATTGCTACaaattgatggtggtcatataagtatgatttaaaccatgctaatgcacttccattaatgtcaacaaagtgttctagtctatgcaaaagaatgttgtggacAATAGTGTCAAACGCATCGCTAAGATCCattagcactaatagagagatacaaccacgatcagatgataagaccagatcatttgtaactctaaggagagcagtcttagtactatgatatggtctaaatcctgactggaaatcctcacagatacaatttttttctaagaaggaatataattgtgagcaTAATAcatagtatcttggacagaaaagggagatttgagagcGGTCTGCAATCAACTATTTCTATGTGGtcaattttttttcagaaacatttcaagaaatcagattcaaacacatacatactaaacatacaggtgttatgtaacatacaaaagtttttttgtatgttttacatttctattgcttttatttatttattttttagttttagatgttttcatattaaacaagTTATgacaattgttttaataaaaaagtgactGCATGTATCTGTTTAAGTTTCTTTAAAGTGTTAAAAGTTTAATTGCTTTTGCAAATCAACCCATTTTATTgttctaaatgtataatttttaagttaaataattCATTTCACTTACATCTCCAATGTATCCCAGCAGCCACAAGAGAACGTCATGTTTCATGTGATGGTTTTGTGGATGCATCAAAATGTATTGCTAGTCACTATTAGATGTGGAGACTTAATACATCTGAAATATTTATAGTTCCTTAATCTTTCTAAGAAAAATGTTGCCAATATGCTGATCAATATCTCTCACTATGAAATCTCCAGACATTACTAGGATTggtgtgtattatttttttctactcatTTATATGAGTATTTAGGTATGTATGACATTACCATTAAACCATAGGGACTGcactaaaaactaaacaaaaatgattcatgaatatttatgattattgatgaatactttttttataaacacaGATACTTTTTAGATGCTATTTACTATCTGTAATGGacaaaatgttgtgttttatataaaatagtgagcaaatgaatattaaaatctcataTTCACATGTAGCTTTCTACTGGCTATTGATGTTCTGGACTTTGGGGATGAATAAATTCTACAAGCCCAGAGGAGAATCAAAGTTAATCAATTAAGCTGAAAGGGGAGGAGCCACCTTAATTCAAAGCTCTACTAAATAGCAAAGCCAACACTGATGTGTATTGTAGCATTGTGCCAAACTTTGTTAGGATGGGGTTCTTGCAAGGAGTGTTAGTGCTGGTTGTGATTGTAATTGTGGCTTTTGACCTGAAGAGCGCATTGGGAAGTTTGAAACACCGTCAAAGTCCAAGCAGCACAAAGCCGCAATCAGCTCCAGCTTCCAGAGTTCCTGATCTTTCTTCTCAAGGGTTCTTGAGTCCTTTCCAAAAGGCTTCTCAACTTCCGAGTCTTGACTCTAGAAAATTTGCAGAAGACCCTCTTGGTCTTCAGGAGAAGCAGCTGTTGCAGGGTCCAGTCAAGCCTTTGGACTGGAAGTTTCCCATCATTCCAGAGGAGCAACGTGAGTTGGCGGTGAACTTCCAGTTGAAGCAACCTGTGACTCCCAGTAATGTGGCTGTTCAATGCAGTGAGAGCCGGGTTCTTGTGGAGGTAAAGAAGGATATGTTTAGCAATGGTCAACTGATCCAGCCATCTGGTTTCTCTATGGGAGGCTGTCCTGTTGTTGGTGAGGACTCTGCCTCTGGGGTGCTCATCTTTGAATATGAACTACAGGACTGCAATAGTGTGCTGATGGTAAGAACTGTTACATCTTACTGGATTAaccaataaaaatagtttttgtcagTTGTTACTTCAGTGTTTAACACCACCGAGCCTTTCAGCTTCTAAGATCTGATAACCCAAAGCTGCTTTGGGGAGCCAAAAGTAATTCTATGGCATTGCTGCTAAAATTATCTTTTAATGTTTCTGTGTAGTTGAACAGAACCCACTTGCCAACATCGTCCATGTCTTACAGATGACTGAGGAGGAGCTTGTCTACACCTTTGCTCTTACCTACACTCCTGTGGCATTTGCTGGCACTCCGATTATCCGTACTGAGGGTGCAGTTGTTGGCGTTCAATGCCACTATCAAAGGTTGGTGAGTTTATGTCACTTTCAGCATGGCTACTTGAGGTGGTGCGACTGGAAGCCTTTATTTTGTACCTTCTTGAACTGCAGATTGTGTAATGTGAGCAGTAATGCTTTGAGGCCAACTTGGGTTCCTTATGCTTCAACGGAGGTTGCCGAAGATGTCTTGGTGTTCTCCATGAACCTCATGCTGGGTTTGTGTAGTTTCTTTAGATCTTAAGCCTTGTGAAATGAGGCTGTGAATAAACGGTTCTTTCCTCTTGCAGATGACTGGGCCAATCAGAGGCCTTCAAATGTGTACTACTTGGGTGACACTATTAATATTGAGGCATCTGTGAAGGTGTACAACCACGTCCCCctgcgtgtgtttgtggacaACTGTGTGGCCACCCAAGTACCTGATGTGACTTCTGTTCCGAGATATTCCTTCATTGAGAATCATGGGTAAAGTCCTGTCACTTGACTCCCTAGAACTGATTGCACTTGTTCAGTGAGCACTTGATCCCTGAGATTTGGGTTGACTCCAGTGACCAGGTTTAGCTCTTTCCAAGTGCTTCCCATCGCTGAGAATGACTGCCCTAATGTATGTACTATCATCCTAAATGGTATGTGAGATTAAATTAGTCTTGGAGCATAACTAGTTCACAATGTATCCCAAAAGTCCCTGGACGTTCTGTTTTAGGTTTTTGAGGCGTAGACCTGTGTACTAATTGCTAATGTTGTGCACAGTCTCTTGTGCTCTGCCTAGGAATTGGTTTGACATTATCTCCTACTACAGTGTTCTAATCTCAAACATTGTTGATGTGGGCCACTGGTTCTAAGCCTTCTCTAGTATGTtcttaaatgcatgcaaaaattGGCAGTTTATCACACGAAGACTGCGGCTGCCAGACCAAGTAGTACAAATTTAAATGGTTTACAGTGCATGTAACTGTGAGAGAAGTCTGTAAAAGACTACGTTGTGTGACCATTTGTCCCAAAGTAGCCACACTGAGATGCAGCATGGGTCATGGCACTTGATGAATTAAGTTGGTGTTCTTGAGCTCCTCTTTACCCACTTTGTCCCTGAGAATTAGGGTAAGGTCTGTTGACTTGCTGCTATAGACTCTTTGAATTGTCACCACTCTTTATCAGGTGCTTTGTGGATGCCAAGGCTACGGCTTCCAGCTCCCACTTCTTGCCTCGGACCCATGAAGACAAGATCTGGTTCCAGCTGGAGGCTTTCATGTTCCAGGGAGGATCCAGTCCTTCTGTACGTACTATATTGACTGAATCGGAGTCCTCTTCCCATCTGCTCTGGTTTTGTGAACCCTTACCGGTGTCTCTTGCAGATCTACATAACCTGTACTGTGAAGGCCACTCTTGCTTCTGCACCCAGTGACGCTCTCCACAAATCCTGTTCCTTTTCCAACGGGTATGTTCATGCTGCTTAAGAACACTATGAAGCTGCCGTGTCTGATTGTTCTTGTTGCAGGTGGCTTGCTGCTGATGGGAACCACCAGGTTTGTGCTTGCTGTGACTCAACATGTGGTCCTGATGGTGGAAGTGATGCTCCTATTGGGGGTAGGTAGCTGCTTAAAGATTGCTTCTGACACTTCATGTGCTCTTCTTGACTTGGGTATTTGCCTCTTTCAATAGGTGTTCATTGGGAAGGCAAGGCCTCCCTCGGTCCTGTAATGGTTCAAGGGCGACAGAAGATTCTAGCCGGACCCCAATAAATGGTGAAAACCCAATTGGTGACTCTCAATAAATGGGGAAAACCTTTTATCTTGTCTAGTTTTACAAACTTGGATTTGAGCAGTAAATGTGGGGAAATTGGGAGTCCTACTGGTCCCTTTACTTTTTCTAGAAGGAAAAGCAGTCCTCCGTAGTAAAGTCAACATAACCTTTAAAGAAACCTACTGTGAACTTGGTTTAATCTCTACCCCAAGAGTTCTACTCGAACATCCACTTCCCTGaagcactgctttttttttttttttttttttttttttttttttttttttttttttatgcatcttaTGTTTTGAACCAATTGCTTTCTATATGTTGGCTAAATCCAATTGGATCGTGTTACTTcttgcataaatataatttattgctttTTAAGTGTACTTTCCAATATCCCTTGACCGTCCATATTGCTTGCTCTGAAGTGTAACTACCAGCGATTTGGGGACTCATTCACTGGGTGAGCAACTAATGCAATGCTGCATTCCTCGAATGAAAACCATTCGTCTACTTTTTGGTTGACCTGAGGGGAGCACATTATCAGCTAACTTTCATTTTAGTATACCATTGCTTTAAACCCAAACATATATGCAGAGTCCTGTTCAAAGgcactatttaattttttttggtccAAGTCCTGTTTTACTATTAAAATcaaaggggggaaaaaagcagTGCAATTTACATAAAAGAAATATATGTAATTGAAAGTGTTGGTTGTACGGCATTATATTGTGGGGAGAAAGGATGATGTATTACTGAATTTCAATAAGGGGATGAGATTTCTTTCTCCTGACCGTAATAATTTTGAGGCCAAGTAGTTTAATTATGAAACAAGGCAGAAAGGTTTAATTGTCCCGgaatctctcgctctctctcgcctGCCTTTTTGGGTTTTGGTTAAACTGTAACAATCTTTTGTTTTGCAAAGGACAATCTTGTGCATCTGAATatcatgaaacatttatttaaaaactgaacctATCCACAGGTTGAGCTCCTTCAACAATGGTTTAATCAGCATTTATGTCAATTACTATGAGGTAAAAGTCATTTAAGTGTTTGTGAGTAAACGGTTGTAAAAGCGCAATGTTGGTCTCAAACCTTTTCATAATTCATGTTGAGTTTTGTTGGGTTAGCTTCAGACGAACTGCTGCGGTGTTTGAGGTTTGCTGATGTGAGTGGACAATGATCAGTGTTCATCTGAACTGGAAAAACAAACTTAAGACAATTAATGAACAAAGCTGAAAACTGGACTGTAAAAGTCCTTCTCAGAGCTGCTTTTTGGAATACATGTATATTATTTAGCAGATACTGTTTATATTGGTGACTTTAagtgtgcttttacttttaaccACATTACAGTAAAACTGCTGTTTACCCCAGATGGACTCTCATCTGTATTGGTTTTGTAGAGTGAGATCTCAGCCTCCGCCATTGCCGCCATCATCATGAGTGATTTACAGCTGTCAGAAGAGCTAAATTATATCCCATTGTAAACAACTTTATTATTCATTCAGAAAATGAATGTTCTCAATTGTTAAAGTAATGATTTGTGATTCTATCCTTTTGCAGGATTTAAAGTTTCACACAGTACAGATGTGACAGCACTGACAAATTTACATTAaaagtgattttattattatataattaaagtttagatttataaaaatgtatagtattGTACTATTTTAATCAGCTTTGAAATTTTgtttaggttttaatttttttttttttttttccggtaaATTAATTTCACTTACATCTCCAATGTATCCCAGCAGCCACAAGAGAGCGTCATGTTACAAGTGATGGGTTTGTGATTGCATCAAAATGTATTGCTGGAATAATCTTAAAGATGGATGGATTTTAAGAGATTCACAGTTTTGTCTCAGAACATCTAAAAAGTTTCAATCACTGTTAGATGTGGAGACTTAATGCATCTAAAATATTTCTAGTTCCTTAATctttcacaaattttttttttaaatatactgatGAATATACTCAGAATGAAATCTCCGGACATTACAAGGATTGACATccattgaagtaaaaaaaattacaataaaaggtacaaaaaaagtttaatcccACTTATTGTACCTGAACAAATACAGGTGTCTTCCGTGCTTAGTCCCTCCATTTAGCCAATTTactatacaggtgcatctaaaaacattttaatatcatgaaaaaggtctttattttttgtaatttaatttaaaaaagcacactttcttatattctagattcattgcactcAACCTGATACATTTCaagagttgttttatttttatttattctgatgGTTTAAgacagggataggcaactccagtcctggagggccactgtcctgcagagtttagctccaaccctaattaaacacacttgaacaaggcaatcaatgttttcgggattactagatagatacaggcaggtgagtttttatgagggctgaagctaaactctgcaggatagtggccttCCAGGACCGGAGTTGACTATCCCTGGTTTAAGACTTACagtttaggaaaattaaaaattcagtatcttaaaaaaataataattttcaattttgaggttgattagtttgattcattttgaatataaatactGGGCACCTCTTGAGCTAGTTTAGAatatgcaaccacaattatgggaaagactactgaatTGACAGTTATTCAAAACAATCATCAACAGCCTCCACAAGGAGGTCAAGCCACAGAATGCCATTGCTGAAAGGgccggctgttcacagagtgctgtatcaaaatatagtcatagaaagttgactggaaggaaaaagtgtggtaagAAAAGGTGcaaaagcaacagggatgaccacagccttggaaagattgtcaggaaaagccgatCCAAGAACTTAGGAGAGCTTCACAGGGAGTGGACCGAAGCTGGAGTCAgcacatcaagagtcaccacactcagacgtcttcaagTAAAAGGCTACTGCTGttacattcctagaaccaagccactcctgaatcAGAAAAAAACGTCAGAAGCATTttacctggggtaaggagaaaaagaactggattGTTGCTgtgtggtccacagtcctctctTCAGATGAAAGTagatttagcatttcatttggaaatcaaggtctggagtctggagtctggaggaagactggagaggcacagaatccaagctgcttgaagtccagtgttaagtttccaaagTCACTGATGATTTGGGTGCTCtgatgtctgctggtgttggtccattgtgttttaccaactccaaagtcaatgcagccatctaccaggagattttggagcactttatgctttctATCTGCTGACAATTTTTATGGAGAGGaatttagcacctgcccacagtacCAAAACCACGTCCAAGAAGTTTGCTTACCATGATATTACAGTGCTCTACTTCCGCtgcaactcacctgacctgaacctcgcagagaatctatggggtattgtgaagaagaAGATAAGTAACaactgacaaacaatacagaggagctgaaggctgcTATCAAAGACACCACTGAACTCTGAACCCCCTCCCCCTTGTTTGCCCCCCCAAGCtcccacatccccaggtccttccACTCCACACTCCCACTTACAAACTGTGACCTGCACcagacactttgtgcagcattggtctgctcactacatcattcaactacctcttcagtcagtttaaataaagaaatgctcTCTGTGGTTTTTGTCACTTTAAGTCTGATTAAGCtcttttgcactacaatcattTTATGCACTCTGGCATGTGCCTTGTGCTGCCTGAACCCCCTCTCAACCTTACCTCCCCATTCCCATCTTTTGCCCCAGACACCACTGAACTCTGAGCCCCCACCCCCTTGTTTGCatcttatttttaagagtgtagttgAACAGAAACCACTTGGTAACAACTTCCTTCTGTTAAATGTAGGGAAACTGTAATTTAAATGTTCTTATTCAGGTTCAGGAAGAAAAAAGCTCTTTTCTCAGTAGGGAAATTTACCTCCTGTGAACTCAAGGTTTAGAGAAATCCCCAAGTGGGAGAACTACACTACCCCATGATGCTCTAAAGAGCTGCACCAATCTGAATTGTCAAACTCTACAGAGAATGTTAATTTCCTTttcctgcaattttttttttttttttttgcatattccaAGCAGTTAACTTAGGATATTTGTTTTTCTCCTCTGGAAAAGTGATGGGTACTAATGCATTTCTTCAGTTATTGGAAGTTCTTATCCCTATTTAAAGTTGGGTTCCcaatatgttttttctttttctttttagaccAGGGTGGAGACTTATTTGTTGAATAAGAATGCTGTATGAAGCACACTCCAAGTTTTCAACCTGTAGCACCAACTTTGGTTCAACATTTCCCACTTTTGGGGTTCCCCACCTTCATTTGGGTTATTTGTAGGTCTTAAGCATTTTAATATGGATGGCATGCATCTACTTCAAAGTTCAGTTTAACATTTAGAGTGGCAAACTTGCAGAACCTGTACTGATATAATTGGTTGTGTCCAGTAGCAGGAGATCTGTTATAGTTCCTTAAAATCACTGGTTgcataatgtattttaatcaaagaTGACCTTTTAAATTCTGTTGGTTGGCATTATTCATGCAACATCTCAGGCATTTTGTTTCATGTTTCAGTATGTTAGTATCTGAGTGTTGTTTAGACACCATTTTAATGCTTCACAACATAACTACTTAATTCCCATTAAACAGACACAGGCTCAGCAAAAGATAGACACTACTCGCTTAAgggtgttttaattttatttattttttgtatgcaaAATGGAGTTGAAACAAGTTTTGTTGTGTAAGTCATGCGGACATAAATGGACTTCCCAGGCCTCGGGCTATGAGCTCattacttttttcctttttgttggTCAGATCCTTTTTTCCCGTGTTCACCTCCTTTCCCGTGTTCACCTCCTTTCCCGTGTTCACCTCCTTTACCGTGTTCACCTCCTTTACCGTGTCCATGACCTTGTCCTTTCCCTTTCCCTTTGCCCTTTCCATGCTTCTTTAAGTAGAAGTAAAATCAGACTTGCAGTATATCATTGCATATGTAATGCAATAAGtgcatcattattattttcaccATTAGAGATGGTTTTTACCTTTCCACCTTCATCTCCTGAGCTCTGTGAGACagaaaatatgataatatgattACCATACAACAGAGAATTACTATTAACTACAACTATTTGTGTAAAATTGTAATTGATGTGTAGAAATGTACAGAGCGTTATACCTCGGAGCCAGAACCAGAATCTACGCCCTCCTGCAATACAATACGGTCAGTGTATTATTTGTTAAAACCGgcctttaatgtatttgtataattGATATGCAGACTTAAAATGCACATTTGTATATTTAAGCAGAATTATAAATATCTTACCTTTTTTGGTTCTGCAGGAGAAATTTGAAAAACAAGTATAAGCATAAATAATTCTTCTGGTAACATTTATTCAAATGCTATCAcaaaaagtgtaaacattttaaacttaataaaatGTCTTCCGGTGCCACAAATAGAAAGACGTCAGTATATCAGAAATATCACTTACTTGGATCACTCATGTTGAGATTTTAGATATTCAACACGTCCGTAACactaaacaatgaaaaaaaaaaaacggtaagcAAGATTCTCTTTGCATGCATGctcatgttatatttattttgatgctTCGTAAGATAAAATCCTTGCCAATGAGTTTTCTAAATGAACAATGAGCGAATTCAGTAACTGAATCAATCTGTTTTGTTAGTTGCCATCAAGTGCTCACATGAATCATGCATTTGACAAGTATCTGTCGCAGTTATTAAATTAGGAATGTCTTACCTCTTGTCTCGTCTTGCTCTCAAGTGTGGAAATGCCGTTTTCTTGCTTGTATTTATACTTTAGATCCGCCCTCAGGTGACACATATACCTGCTCATGTGCACCCAAGGGTGGATAAACGAGTCTGTGGGCTCACATTAAAACATTAGACTAAGAATCGTGAGTTAACTAAAGAATATTTTAGACATCCACTGCATTTGCTGAATGTGTGTGTCTTAAATGATCActgatttatgtatttgattggctgatgcaccgaatactgaataaaaacagtaatttcctctaaaataaaaaatggcacaaTCCAAAAGAAATTTGATCATTGCATGAGTTTCAACATAAATGTTCTGATTATGGTATAAAATGGTGTAGTTGTTTTTTGTTCATGGTGATAGGAATGTTATCACCCCATTGATGCAGTCCGGATGAAGGAACGCCCAAAACATTTTGGCAGGTACACAGAAACAGACAGTTGAAGGAATCGTAATTATGCCCTGTGTTTCCACTTCACTTCTCAAACCAGAAAGTCTACAAAAGTCTGTAAGATCTTGTGAGATGTCAGCCCAGTTGAACTAAACAGTCTGTTTTAATGAGAAATGTAagaagatgcatttaaaaaaaaaaattgagaagatGCAAGCAAAACtaacaaatttaaattaatattttttcataatgcaattaattttttcattaaattgaattatattaAGCATAAAAATTAAGCATCAAGGCATGAAACAGtggcttaaaaaatatatttggacaGTAGAACTATTAAAGAAATAGCAGATGATGTTTGTGGATGAAGTTTGCTttgatatatatgtattttttggtGTGCGTAAAGTGCTCTCTTTAAAGTATCTGAAATACTAAGACAACAAATATCTGTTATATAGTCCAAAAGAGAAATCACAAATAAATGAAGTAGTGCTTAAATGGAGACTGATGTCTCAAACtggaaaataaagtgtaaaaatgaAGCAAGGTGATAAAGTTTGATTGCTTGTAACCCAGCACGTTGAGCTTTAACTGAACACTG includes:
- the LOC113079072 gene encoding oleosin-B4-like isoform X1 is translated as MSDPKPKKEGVDSGSGSESSGDEGGKKHGKGKGKGKGQGHGHGKGGEHGKGGEHGKGGEHGKGGEHGKKGSDQQKGKK
- the LOC113079072 gene encoding oleosin-B4-like isoform X2 — protein: MSDPKPKKEGVDSGSGSESSGDEGGKHGKGKGKGKGQGHGHGKGGEHGKGGEHGKGGEHGKGGEHGKKGSDQQKGKK
- the LOC113079059 gene encoding zona pellucida sperm-binding protein 3-like; this encodes MGFLQGVLVLVVIVIVAFDLKSALGSLKHRQSPSSTKPQSAPASRVPDLSSQGFLSPFQKASQLPSLDSRKFAEDPLGLQEKQLLQGPVKPLDWKFPIIPEEQRELAVNFQLKQPVTPSNVAVQCSESRVLVEVKKDMFSNGQLIQPSGFSMGGCPVVGEDSASGVLIFEYELQDCNSVLMMTEEELVYTFALTYTPVAFAGTPIIRTEGAVVGVQCHYQRLCNVSSNALRPTWVPYASTEVAEDVLVFSMNLMLDDWANQRPSNVYYLGDTINIEASVKVYNHVPLRVFVDNCVATQVPDVTSVPRYSFIENHGCFVDAKATASSSHFLPRTHEDKIWFQLEAFMFQGGSSPSIYITCTVKATLASAPSDALHKSCSFSNGWLAADGNHQVCACCDSTCGPDGGSDAPIGGVHWEGKASLGPVMVQGRQKILAGPQ